Genomic segment of Edaphobacter bradus:
GCTCACTCGCACCGAATACTTCGACGCACTCTCCAGCTTCACCTGGTCATGAAGCTTTACCTGCTCCTCAAGCGTCTCGACACGCTCCTCAAGGTCATTTTTCTCGGTCTGCGGGTTCGCTGAGTCAGGGCTGCTGCTGCCACCTGACGCTTGCGCTCCGAGCTGTTGCCTCACCTGGGTGAGCTCTTCCTGCAGCTCCAGAATCTGCTTCTGGGACTGCTCCAGCTGCTGGCGCGTCGCTGCAAGAGTGGAAGAGATCGTCTCCAGCTTGTGGACCAGCTGCGCCGCGCTGCTCTCAGCGACCGAGGACGATTCACCAGCAGCCTGAGGGTCTCCCTGTCCTTGCAGCATTGTGGACATTGAACACACCAGAAGCCAAACGAAGAGTCTGCAGGTAAGGTCTCTCATCTTGTCCCTCATCGATAGGTATGCGCCTGTATTCGTTCGGTCTTTTTCTCCGGACCGTTCTCAGGCTTCCGTAAAGCACTCTTCGGCAGCACGATGGTGAAGACCGCTCCGGGGCCGCTCGCCTCACTCAGCTCAATGCTGCCGCCGTGCTCCTGTGCAATCTGCTGCGCAAGAGTAAGTCCCAGGCCAACTCCACTCTCCCGCCCCTGACTGACGAATGGCAGAAAGATGCTTTGCCGAATGGCTTCGGGAACGCCGGGGCCATTATCTGCTATCTGAATACGAATGCTCATCTCACCGACAAGTAGACTAAGAGTGACCGTGGGAGGTCCGCTGCCTCGTCTTGCCGCCTGGCACCCGTTCAACAGGATGTTGTAGACGGCTCTGCCGAGCTTCTTCGCGTCGATCCATGCCATCAGGGGAGCGAGCCCGTTCAGCACGATCTTTACGTCACGAGACGCCGGGTGGGAGCGAACCATGCTGGCCGCGCTCTCAACAACGGCGTCCAGCGATTGATATTCAGGATAGAGAGCGCGGCCCGTCTGCGTGAACAGGAGAAGCGAGTCGAGCAGGTCCGTCATGCCCTGCACCGCCATGCGTACCTCTTCCATCAGGTCGTCGCGCTCGGACTGAGGAATCTTCCCATCACTCAAAAACTCCGCGTTGGCGTACGCGGCAGAGAGATAGTGCCTGAGATCGTGCGAGATTGAGCTCGCCATTCTTCCAATGGTTGCGAGCCGCTCAGAATCGATCAGCTCAGCCTGCGTGTGACGGAGTTCGACCCGCATCCGCTCGAAGGCCCGGCTCAGCTCCCGTATCTCCTCAACGCCGCCTTCGCTCAGTTGATAGTCGAAGTTTCCTTTCGCCAGGGCTCGCGTACCTCCGAGCAACACTGCCAGCGGATGCGTCAGCGTGCGGGAGATCGAGATGAAGATACCAATTCCCACCAGGAGCGTGAGCAGCGCGAGAGTCAGCACCCACCGGTTGACCTCATGCACCAACTGGCTCGCCTGCTGGAAGGACTTCAGCACGACCAGTCTGGGCACGGCGACCGCGCCGTGTTCCGGCTGGCCGGCCGCGACGCTTGCCGATGCGACCAGATAATCCTCGCCACCCAGCCGGATCCTCCGGTCGGTATTCGTAAGCCCGGAGAGTGCTCCGGCCTGCGTGGCTAGCTGCTGTTGCAGCTCGGGCTTCAACGTACTGACAACCACTCTCCCATCGACGACAAACGCAACATCGGCGGCGGCGGCTTCGCTCACCTCGCGCGCTACCTGCGTATCGATCGCATAGCCGACCGCAACCGAGCCTAGTTGCGTGCCGCTCGCGCTGCTCCCAAACCACAAGGGCTCCAGCGCGACCTCATAAAGACGATCGCCGAGTGTCAGCAGCGCAGGCTCCGGCGCGCGCGCGGACCGTTCCAGTTGCCGCTCTACCAGCGTCCGATCGAGAGCTGGCCCGCGAGTGTAGAGAGCGATCAGCTTTCCGCCTGGATCCAGCAAGGCGAAGAGGTCACTTCCGCTGAGCTGCCAGAACTCGGTGCCGCCGTCTTCGATGGTGCGTACGTCGCCCGCAGTCATCAGGGCCTTCAGCGGAGGCAGATCGGCCAGCAGGGCAGACTCGCGCGACAGTACCTCTCTGCGCTGGTGTTGCAGATTCTGATAAGTCCTCACCGAGTGCTGCAGATCGGAGGCCAGGCTCGCAGTAATCTGCCTCTCGACGATCACGCGAATCACCAGCAGACTGACGAGACTGCAGCCAACCGAAAGAAGGATCAGCGGAACGAGCAGCGTCGTTCTCATTCGCAGCCTGTCCATCAACCTTGTCCTCTCCCGCTTCGGGTTTCGCCTGCTGTACTAGTCGCCGCGCACAAACTTGTAGCCGATGCCGTGCAGCGTACGGAAATAGATGGGCTTGGCAGGATCAGGCTCCAGCTTCTGGCGCAGCTTCATGACGTGGTTATCGACCGTCCTCGTCGTTGGGTACGAAGTATAGTGCCAGACGTCGTTCAGTAGCTCCTCGCGGGTGATGACGCGCTCAGGATTCTCCACGAAGTATTGGAGCAGCTTGATCTCATGGGCGGTCAGTGAAACCGACTCGCCGTCCTTGAACACTTCCATGCCCGAAAAATCAGCAGCGATGTTGCCAAACGTGACGCGGTCATTGACCGCCGGCCGCTGGGCTCTCCTGATGGCGGCCTGGACCCGGGCCATCAGCTCTCGCGGGCTGAATGGCTTGGTCACGTAGTCGTCCGCGCCCATCTCAAGCAGGAGTACCTTGTCCGCGACCTCCGAGACCGCGCTCAGCACCACAACCGGCATAGTCGGAGACCACTTCTTGATGCCCTTGCAGACCTCCAGCCCGGACATCGTCGGCAGCATCAGATCGAGCACGACGCCAGCAGGCTTCAAGCTCTTGCAGCTCGCCAGTCCCTGCTCGCCATCTCCGGCGAGATGGACCTCATAGCCCTCGGTCGTGAATTGACGATGCAGGGCCTTCTGAATCCTCGGGTCGTCCTCAATGACGAGAATTGTGTTCGCAGCCATGATTGCCTTCCATCCCAGGATGCCTTTACTTCATCCTGACAACTCTTCCGACACTTAACTCTATCTATCTGCGGGCTTCAGGGTACAGCTAGAGACCGCCAAAGACCACCGCATGACATCAAATAACAAAGCCGTGACAATTTGAAGACAATTTACTTGGTCGCTGGGACCCCTCTCCCATGAGTTGACGCATCTTCTCCTTTGCCCCACACTCAAGCTAAGCATTCACTCACATCTCAACCGCTCATGCCATAGCTCCCTATCGAGCTTTTGCCGAAGGAGCGGCATGAGCTCTATCGGGTAAGGTCTGCATGGACGTTTCAGCGACTGAGATACGCGAGAAGGTCTCTCCTTTTCTTGACGGCGAGAGCGCGCCCAGCTATGGGCTGCGGCAGCAGGTCCTCTCGCCACTGGAGGTTCTGGCCCAGT
This window contains:
- a CDS encoding sensor histidine kinase, translating into MRTTLLVPLILLSVGCSLVSLLVIRVIVERQITASLASDLQHSVRTYQNLQHQRREVLSRESALLADLPPLKALMTAGDVRTIEDGGTEFWQLSGSDLFALLDPGGKLIALYTRGPALDRTLVERQLERSARAPEPALLTLGDRLYEVALEPLWFGSSASGTQLGSVAVGYAIDTQVAREVSEAAAADVAFVVDGRVVVSTLKPELQQQLATQAGALSGLTNTDRRIRLGGEDYLVASASVAAGQPEHGAVAVPRLVVLKSFQQASQLVHEVNRWVLTLALLTLLVGIGIFISISRTLTHPLAVLLGGTRALAKGNFDYQLSEGGVEEIRELSRAFERMRVELRHTQAELIDSERLATIGRMASSISHDLRHYLSAAYANAEFLSDGKIPQSERDDLMEEVRMAVQGMTDLLDSLLLFTQTGRALYPEYQSLDAVVESAASMVRSHPASRDVKIVLNGLAPLMAWIDAKKLGRAVYNILLNGCQAARRGSGPPTVTLSLLVGEMSIRIQIADNGPGVPEAIRQSIFLPFVSQGRESGVGLGLTLAQQIAQEHGGSIELSEASGPGAVFTIVLPKSALRKPENGPEKKTERIQAHTYR
- a CDS encoding response regulator transcription factor; this encodes MAANTILVIEDDPRIQKALHRQFTTEGYEVHLAGDGEQGLASCKSLKPAGVVLDLMLPTMSGLEVCKGIKKWSPTMPVVVLSAVSEVADKVLLLEMGADDYVTKPFSPRELMARVQAAIRRAQRPAVNDRVTFGNIAADFSGMEVFKDGESVSLTAHEIKLLQYFVENPERVITREELLNDVWHYTSYPTTRTVDNHVMKLRQKLEPDPAKPIYFRTLHGIGYKFVRGD